One window from the genome of Pedobacter schmidteae encodes:
- a CDS encoding flagellar motor protein MotB: MKKISLFLFAALLASAFSSCVVLSPKKYKSLLAKQDSLSKGWSDSQMMNENLEGLIAKLRKDTTGLSSALNDLKGRYSEMDNNYSKLRSNSSNEINKLSADLKKREQRLKEVEEILRKRDEATNQLKEKLQQALLGFTKNGLTVEIRNGKVYVSLMDKLLFPSGSIIIDEKGKQALSQLADVLKQQPEINIAVEGHTDSQKITNLGQIKDNWDLSVLRSTSVVRYLTEIKKVEGVRMTATGKGEFQPLGPNTSAESRSKNRRIEIVLSPKLDELYNLIKQ, from the coding sequence ATGAAAAAAATCAGTTTATTTTTATTTGCTGCATTGCTGGCCAGTGCATTCAGTTCCTGTGTGGTTTTATCACCAAAAAAATATAAATCACTGCTAGCCAAACAAGATTCCCTGAGTAAGGGATGGAGCGATTCGCAGATGATGAATGAAAACCTGGAGGGGCTGATTGCCAAGCTACGTAAAGATACCACTGGCTTGAGCAGTGCACTGAACGATTTAAAAGGACGCTATTCTGAAATGGATAACAACTATAGCAAATTGCGCAGCAACAGTTCCAATGAAATCAATAAACTATCGGCCGATTTAAAAAAACGTGAGCAAAGACTAAAAGAAGTAGAAGAGATTTTGCGGAAGCGTGATGAGGCCACCAATCAGTTAAAAGAAAAATTGCAGCAAGCTTTGCTGGGCTTTACCAAAAATGGACTAACTGTTGAAATCCGTAATGGTAAGGTATATGTTTCGTTGATGGATAAGTTATTGTTCCCATCGGGCAGTATCATTATAGATGAAAAGGGTAAACAAGCATTAAGCCAGCTTGCTGATGTACTTAAACAACAGCCGGAAATAAATATTGCTGTTGAAGGGCATACCGATTCTCAGAAAATTACTAATCTGGGACAGATTAAAGACAACTGGGATTTGAGTGTATTGCGTTCTACTTCGGTAGTGAGGTATTTGACAGAAATAAAGAAGGTAGAAGGTGTACGGATGACGGCAACCGGTAAAGGAGAGTTTCAACCCCTGGGGCCAAATACTTCGGCCGAAAGCAGAAGTAAAAACCGTAGGATTGAGATCGTCCTGTCGCCAAAACTGGATGAACTGTATAACCTGATTAAGCAGTAG
- the rfbC gene encoding dTDP-4-dehydrorhamnose 3,5-epimerase — protein MQITKTPLDGLLIIEPKVWTDNRGYFYESYSAKNYADAGIEVTFVQDNQSFSQKGALRGLHAQAMPFEQGKLVRVLKGAVIDVAVDIRKGSATYGQHFEIELSGENHKQLWVPPGFLHGFLTLEDDTIFTYKVTNYYDKASEIGVMWNDADLNIKWDKYMPESTFLLSDKDQVLDNFKDFKSPF, from the coding sequence ATGCAGATTACTAAAACACCACTTGATGGCCTTTTAATTATTGAGCCTAAAGTTTGGACAGATAACCGCGGTTATTTTTATGAAAGCTATAGTGCCAAAAACTATGCAGATGCAGGTATTGAAGTGACTTTTGTTCAGGACAATCAGTCTTTTTCGCAAAAAGGGGCACTACGTGGGTTACATGCCCAGGCTATGCCATTTGAACAGGGAAAACTGGTGAGAGTGCTTAAAGGAGCAGTAATTGATGTAGCAGTTGACATACGAAAAGGCTCAGCTACTTATGGTCAGCATTTTGAAATAGAACTGAGTGGCGAAAACCACAAACAACTTTGGGTACCACCGGGTTTCCTGCATGGCTTTTTAACACTGGAAGATGATACCATCTTTACCTATAAGGTAACGAATTACTACGATAAAGCATCAGAAATTGGTGTGATGTGGAATGATGCCGACCTGAATATAAAATGGGACAAGTATATGCCTGAGTCGACCTTTTTGCTGTCCGACAAAGATCAGGTTCTTGATAATTTCAAAGATTTTAAAAGTCCTTTCTAA
- a CDS encoding DUF983 domain-containing protein: MQKKTSKLYAIVHGKCPQCRRGDIFTGSLYGFNVQRTNTVCPHCGQRFEIEPGYFYAAMYVSYAMNCAEMITLAVATYVLSGGYLEFESFWLYIGVIFTGCLLLAPFNYRYSRVILLHWLSPKIKYNAYYDKP; this comes from the coding sequence ATGCAGAAAAAAACATCCAAGCTTTACGCAATAGTACATGGCAAATGCCCGCAATGTCGCAGGGGCGATATCTTTACAGGAAGCCTGTATGGTTTTAATGTACAAAGAACAAATACTGTTTGCCCGCATTGCGGACAGCGATTTGAAATTGAGCCGGGGTATTTTTATGCTGCGATGTATGTGAGTTACGCGATGAACTGTGCCGAAATGATTACACTGGCCGTAGCCACCTATGTTTTATCTGGAGGCTACCTGGAGTTTGAATCTTTCTGGCTTTACATAGGTGTAATTTTTACAGGATGTTTACTTTTGGCACCCTTTAATTATCGATATTCCCGGGTGATTTTATTACATTGGCTATCTCCAAAAATAAAGTATAACGCCTATTACGATAAGCCATGA
- a CDS encoding DUF2461 domain-containing protein yields the protein MIKPETLAFINDVAANNNREWFAENKGRYETAKADVLAFVDQLILQLAQADPEFSAETSSKKCLLRIYRDVRFSKNKDPYKNNYGIYFAVKGKGVNEPGYYLHIQPGACFFAAGSWMPEAADLKKIREEIDYNASEFLGIIQEKNFSKTFQLSEEDKLKKAPKGYETEHPQIEFLKLKSFIATFPIKDEEFLKPGIVNKLKTAFEQVHPFIVFLRKAVEQ from the coding sequence ATGATTAAGCCCGAAACACTTGCCTTTATTAATGATGTAGCTGCCAACAATAACCGCGAATGGTTTGCTGAAAATAAAGGGAGGTATGAAACCGCTAAAGCCGATGTGCTGGCCTTTGTTGATCAACTCATTCTTCAGCTTGCCCAGGCCGATCCGGAGTTTTCGGCAGAAACATCATCGAAAAAATGTTTGCTGCGTATCTATCGTGATGTCCGCTTCAGTAAAAATAAAGATCCTTATAAAAACAATTACGGAATTTATTTTGCCGTAAAAGGTAAAGGTGTAAACGAACCCGGTTATTATCTGCATATCCAGCCTGGTGCCTGTTTCTTTGCGGCTGGCTCCTGGATGCCGGAAGCAGCAGATCTAAAAAAAATCAGAGAAGAGATAGACTACAATGCTTCAGAGTTTCTGGGAATCATTCAGGAAAAGAATTTCAGTAAAACCTTTCAGCTAAGTGAAGAGGACAAATTGAAAAAGGCTCCTAAAGGTTATGAAACAGAGCATCCTCAGATAGAATTTTTAAAGCTCAAAAGTTTTATTGCAACTTTTCCTATTAAGGACGAAGAATTTTTAAAGCCTGGAATCGTTAATAAGTTGAAAACTGCTTTTGAGCAGGTTCATCCTTTTATTGTATTTTTGAGAAAAGCTGTAGAACAATAG
- a CDS encoding DUF4286 family protein codes for MLLYNVTIIIEEVSSASWLKWMEDVHIPNVMATGKFVSHRLLRVLDSPNEGVTYCAQYVVEHMADYLDYQENFAPALQAEANVLFENKFVSFRTLMEYIA; via the coding sequence ATGCTGCTATATAATGTAACCATAATAATTGAAGAGGTATCCTCAGCCAGCTGGCTGAAATGGATGGAAGATGTACATATCCCAAATGTGATGGCAACCGGAAAGTTTGTATCTCACCGTTTGCTAAGGGTACTGGATTCGCCAAATGAGGGCGTAACCTATTGCGCGCAATATGTAGTTGAACATATGGCCGACTATCTGGATTATCAGGAAAACTTTGCACCGGCTTTACAAGCTGAGGCCAATGTACTTTTCGAAAACAAGTTTGTATCTTTCCGTACACTAATGGAATATATCGCTTAA
- a CDS encoding DUF4302 domain-containing protein: MRKIFVMGLLALLIVQACKKDQELIDGQRPEERVAADLEKYRSELVSSPNGWVAYLSTTLVGGGYSFYMSFDKDNKVVMRADYNSNIALESVTSTYRIKQVMAPSVIFDTYTLLHSLQDPDPSFFDGDYAVGYGSDFEFEIREQVGDTIKLVGKKRKTPLVLVKATADEKAFYTSDQFSDAIQGITDFLADHPFIYIPDPKDNNKKIQISISPEVRSRLFSFISVTGNEIIKNSGTFSFSKQGARLVKPIIEGGVTFTGLMWDSTSGKLFLINAAGVKTEILISNTPILPLNLVLGSAYNAIVVPSAATYPGWGSDFITRRALSNQRMNSNIAVGGVPITLGAMRFGFNTTTGVMTLIIKTPFGANSLDLTYPYNFTKNASGIYKFTIIPGFDANSTFVYNQASKPLDPLLIERINVDTFKLDYFVNPTTGAVLGQFVSIEHPDFTFSGGLQ, translated from the coding sequence ATGAGAAAAATATTTGTAATGGGCCTTTTAGCATTATTGATAGTGCAGGCCTGTAAAAAAGATCAGGAACTGATTGATGGTCAAAGACCGGAGGAACGTGTTGCCGCAGACCTTGAAAAATATAGAAGCGAACTTGTGAGCAGCCCGAACGGGTGGGTGGCTTATTTAAGTACCACCCTGGTAGGCGGAGGGTATAGTTTCTATATGTCTTTTGATAAGGATAATAAAGTAGTTATGCGTGCCGATTACAATAGCAATATAGCGTTGGAGTCAGTTACAAGTACCTACAGGATAAAGCAAGTAATGGCACCTTCGGTGATTTTTGATACTTATACCTTGTTACATAGCCTACAGGATCCTGATCCTAGCTTTTTTGACGGTGACTATGCTGTTGGATACGGATCTGATTTTGAGTTTGAAATTAGAGAACAGGTAGGAGATACAATTAAATTGGTAGGTAAAAAGCGGAAAACCCCATTGGTTTTGGTAAAAGCTACGGCCGATGAAAAGGCTTTTTATACCAGTGATCAGTTTTCGGATGCCATTCAAGGAATTACGGATTTTTTAGCTGATCATCCATTTATTTATATTCCCGATCCAAAAGATAACAATAAGAAAATTCAGATTTCTATAAGTCCTGAGGTCAGATCAAGATTATTCTCATTTATTTCCGTTACAGGTAACGAGATTATAAAAAATTCAGGGACATTCTCATTTTCTAAACAAGGAGCGAGATTGGTTAAACCGATTATTGAGGGGGGAGTTACGTTTACAGGACTAATGTGGGATAGCACTTCGGGGAAATTATTTTTGATCAATGCTGCGGGAGTAAAGACGGAAATTTTAATTTCCAATACGCCAATTTTACCTTTAAACCTGGTGTTGGGATCAGCATACAATGCAATTGTTGTCCCTAGTGCTGCTACCTATCCGGGTTGGGGCAGTGACTTTATTACAAGAAGGGCCTTGTCCAATCAAAGAATGAATTCCAATATCGCTGTTGGTGGTGTACCAATAACTTTAGGAGCTATGAGATTTGGATTTAATACAACAACAGGTGTCATGACGCTTATTATAAAAACACCTTTTGGGGCGAATTCATTAGACCTGACTTATCCGTATAATTTTACGAAAAATGCTTCAGGCATATATAAATTTACAATTATCCCAGGTTTTGATGCAAATTCAACTTTTGTTTATAACCAAGCGTCCAAACCATTGGACCCGTTATTAATTGAGCGTATAAATGTCGATACTTTTAAACTCGATTACTTCGTAAATCCAACTACGGGTGCAGTCCTGGGGCAATTTGTGAGTATCGAGCATCCTGATTTTACATTCTCAGGAGGTTTACAATAA
- a CDS encoding substrate import-associated zinc metallohydrolase lipoprotein produces MKKIYIYLIPLLIVLVSCKKEKALNVDITKSNLDTYAKNGLDKWLEDNFLNPYNMEILYRFDRYQAKIDKEIAPVMEDRVQPIMEGVSAIFIKPYLEVSSKAFLLPILPKEIALFGSGEYSDDQITLGTADAGRQINLYEVNSYDKNDVFSVMGTPDRPAAFHTMHHEFGHILHQNVPVPPGYEEISSSYIGSAWVGSGNPAATAKALGFITRYARNNKDEDFAEMISTLLVEGQDYVDAYVNTATDPTAVTKLRKKEQVVVDYYKTAHGLDFRKLQAKVRTAIETYAPVAITPVHTWLSRGSYKGFTIDKNATSQSAAFTTAYNTSVAAVGAQFSIAINPSVELVFTNVSANRVDMILKFTGGTFAFWYNLTATITTGSAGTFKVVRATQGTATQYGNGTLIQTQMKPILDYFTTKTFKLNWIEDIVPGSRSTLMGFFDTSNNQLGFYGSIQR; encoded by the coding sequence ATGAAAAAGATTTATATATACCTGATACCGCTGTTGATAGTATTGGTATCCTGTAAGAAAGAAAAAGCACTAAATGTTGACATCACTAAGTCAAATTTAGATACTTATGCAAAGAATGGGCTCGACAAATGGCTCGAAGATAATTTTCTGAATCCCTATAACATGGAGATTCTATATCGGTTTGACAGATATCAGGCCAAAATTGATAAAGAAATTGCTCCTGTAATGGAAGATAGGGTTCAGCCAATTATGGAAGGTGTAAGTGCGATTTTTATTAAGCCTTACCTGGAGGTTTCCAGCAAAGCATTTCTTCTGCCTATTTTACCTAAAGAAATTGCGCTTTTTGGTAGTGGAGAATATTCAGACGATCAGATTACGCTGGGTACTGCCGATGCCGGAAGGCAGATTAACCTTTATGAGGTAAATAGCTATGATAAAAATGATGTATTTAGTGTGATGGGAACACCCGACCGACCGGCTGCTTTCCACACCATGCATCATGAATTTGGACATATATTGCATCAGAATGTTCCGGTTCCACCGGGATATGAAGAAATTTCATCCAGTTATATTGGTTCGGCATGGGTAGGGTCAGGTAATCCTGCCGCAACAGCAAAAGCATTAGGCTTTATTACCCGCTATGCCAGAAATAATAAAGATGAGGATTTTGCAGAGATGATTTCTACTTTGCTGGTAGAAGGACAGGATTATGTTGATGCTTATGTGAATACAGCTACCGATCCGACAGCTGTAACGAAATTAAGAAAGAAAGAACAGGTAGTGGTTGATTATTACAAAACCGCACATGGTCTTGATTTTAGAAAATTGCAGGCTAAGGTCAGAACAGCGATCGAGACCTATGCACCCGTGGCTATCACCCCTGTTCATACCTGGTTGTCTAGAGGCTCCTATAAAGGCTTTACCATCGATAAAAATGCCACCAGTCAGAGTGCTGCATTTACAACTGCGTACAATACTTCAGTTGCGGCAGTCGGTGCGCAGTTCAGTATTGCAATAAACCCGAGTGTTGAACTTGTATTTACAAATGTTTCGGCCAATAGAGTTGATATGATCCTCAAATTTACAGGAGGCACTTTTGCTTTCTGGTATAACCTGACCGCAACAATTACCACAGGATCGGCGGGAACATTTAAGGTTGTGAGGGCTACACAAGGTACCGCAACTCAGTATGGAAATGGAACGTTAATCCAGACGCAGATGAAACCTATATTGGATTATTTCACTACTAAAACTTTCAAATTGAATTGGATTGAAGATATAGTTCCGGGGTCAAGAAGTACGCTTATGGGTTTTTTTGATACTTCAAATAACCAATTAGGGTTTTATGGCAGTATTCAAAGATAA
- a CDS encoding tetratricopeptide repeat protein, with protein sequence MKKLFVVVVLCIVHLFCQAQENVDDALAYQYYQQGQYQQAVVLFEKLFGKTKNDTYLELYFSSLLKLKRFDDAEKLIKKQIRQDPKNLQYGISLARVYQDKGQTEAANKLYMQMISILPADEFKIREIANHFYSFQAYDLAISAFLQGRKILNDNKPFTYELLSIYRYKKDKNMLIQEYLNALPEMPQLLPQAESVLSTVFEDNNDYQLLQAALLKKIQKEPQTEIYTKLLIWQYLQQQEYEMALRQLIAQDKRLKDDGSILFNTCNTFLDNKAYPVAIKAFEYLLTKGKENPYYLPAKVEMINAKYQQVVAGQFDQKAIVELAAAYQTIIDEYGKNVQTLFALKKLANLQAYYLNDLTKAENALENMLTIPGLPGSETGQIKLELGDVYILTKQPWEAFLIYEQVAKQFEGQDIGNEARFRAAILSFYQGNFTYAKSQADVLKTSTSQLIANDALNLSLLISDNLQSTTDSSALKMYADAEMLQFRKLPAQALVKLDSIVLAFPGNSLVDDILMAKSRIYIKNNDVSNAVKVLTTLTEQQTNSIWADDALFSLAELYEKNLKDKEQAKTLYQKLINDYPGSMFTNEARKRFRKLRGDNVGT encoded by the coding sequence ATGAAGAAATTATTTGTAGTTGTTGTTTTGTGTATTGTACACCTGTTTTGTCAGGCTCAAGAAAATGTAGACGATGCTTTGGCTTACCAATATTATCAGCAAGGCCAATATCAGCAGGCTGTTGTATTGTTTGAAAAACTGTTCGGCAAAACAAAAAATGATACTTACCTGGAGTTATACTTCAGTTCGTTATTGAAATTGAAACGGTTTGATGATGCAGAAAAGCTGATCAAAAAGCAAATCAGACAGGATCCAAAAAACCTGCAATACGGCATATCCTTAGCCCGGGTTTATCAGGATAAAGGCCAAACCGAAGCCGCCAATAAATTATACATGCAAATGATCAGCATCCTGCCTGCCGATGAATTTAAGATCAGGGAAATTGCCAATCACTTTTACAGTTTCCAGGCTTACGACCTGGCCATATCGGCCTTTTTACAGGGCCGAAAAATACTAAATGACAATAAGCCCTTTACCTACGAGCTGCTGAGCATATATCGTTATAAAAAAGACAAAAACATGTTGATTCAGGAGTACCTGAATGCCCTACCGGAAATGCCTCAATTGCTCCCACAGGCCGAAAGTGTATTATCGACCGTATTTGAAGACAATAACGACTATCAGTTGTTGCAAGCTGCATTGCTCAAAAAAATACAGAAAGAACCTCAGACAGAGATTTATACCAAATTACTGATCTGGCAATACCTGCAGCAACAGGAATATGAAATGGCCCTGAGGCAGCTTATAGCACAGGATAAAAGATTGAAAGACGATGGTTCTATCCTGTTTAATACCTGTAATACTTTTCTGGATAATAAGGCTTATCCTGTTGCTATCAAAGCTTTCGAATATTTATTGACCAAGGGTAAAGAGAACCCTTATTACCTACCGGCAAAAGTTGAGATGATCAATGCCAAATACCAACAGGTAGTTGCCGGACAATTTGATCAAAAAGCCATAGTCGAACTGGCAGCTGCCTACCAGACTATTATTGATGAATACGGCAAAAATGTGCAAACCCTTTTTGCATTGAAGAAACTGGCCAATTTACAAGCCTATTACCTGAATGATCTGACCAAAGCTGAAAATGCATTGGAAAACATGTTGACCATACCCGGCCTTCCTGGCAGTGAAACCGGGCAGATCAAATTGGAATTGGGCGATGTATACATATTGACCAAACAGCCCTGGGAGGCATTTTTAATTTACGAACAAGTGGCCAAACAATTTGAGGGCCAGGACATAGGCAATGAGGCACGGTTCCGTGCAGCCATATTGTCTTTTTATCAGGGCAACTTTACCTATGCCAAATCTCAGGCTGATGTATTAAAAACCAGCACCTCGCAACTGATTGCCAACGATGCACTGAACCTTAGCCTGCTGATCTCAGACAACCTGCAATCGACCACCGACAGCAGTGCACTTAAAATGTATGCCGATGCTGAAATGCTTCAATTTAGAAAGCTCCCGGCACAAGCTTTGGTAAAGCTGGACAGTATAGTACTTGCCTTTCCGGGTAATAGTCTTGTAGACGATATACTAATGGCAAAATCGAGGATTTATATTAAAAACAACGATGTCAGCAATGCGGTAAAAGTACTTACAACACTTACAGAACAACAGACAAACAGCATATGGGCTGATGATGCACTTTTTTCATTGGCTGAACTTTACGAGAAGAATTTAAAAGACAAGGAACAGGCCAAAACGTTATACCAGAAGCTGATTAACGATTACCCGGGCAGTATGTTCACCAACGAAGCACGCAAGCGTTTCCGTAAACTTAGAGGCGATAATGTTGGCACATAG
- a CDS encoding RagB/SusD family nutrient uptake outer membrane protein translates to MMKAIRYRYLLAAIVIFMASGCKKFLEKTPDLRTQLNSKEKVAQLLVSAYPKAECLSFTENASDNAEDKGPRTDYFDVSSGQSWTKAYLWEDFENGVDVNGSTDDYWNKTYLAIASANTALQYMDKHPEQTDLRPYRGEALLARAYAHFMLVSLYANIYKPGQPNDGPGIPFVTDPEITVSPQYKRGTVAEVYDKIERDLTEGLLLIDNSVYKTAQKYHFSQNSANAFAARFYLFKGNFAKVIEHAGKVLTSGEQAKSMLRPWNSTYAPMIATAMLTVFTQSSQNSNLLMGEAESAWGRNFYIRYGLGKAITNTVLFGPNITGGNYAYKATPYVEPYWTTSKFKELFFETKIGSGFGDPYVMVPLLTSDELIMNRAEAYASNNQYDLALQDINTFLSTRITNYNPPAHTITLAKIASYYAITDPKAGLIKTILDLKRAEFVSEGLRWFDIIRHDLTVKHNKLDENGTNTFVELKPGDPRRVFQLPIPAVRAGLKLNPR, encoded by the coding sequence ATGATGAAAGCAATAAGATATAGATATTTACTGGCAGCCATTGTAATTTTTATGGCTTCGGGGTGTAAGAAGTTCCTGGAAAAAACACCCGATTTAAGAACCCAGTTAAACTCAAAAGAAAAGGTAGCACAGCTATTGGTATCAGCATACCCTAAAGCTGAATGTCTGTCTTTTACTGAAAATGCTTCAGATAATGCCGAAGACAAAGGCCCGAGAACGGATTATTTTGATGTGTCGTCGGGACAGTCATGGACCAAGGCTTATCTTTGGGAAGATTTTGAAAATGGCGTAGACGTAAATGGTTCGACAGACGATTACTGGAATAAAACCTATTTGGCTATAGCGTCTGCAAATACGGCTTTACAATATATGGATAAGCACCCGGAACAAACTGATTTGCGTCCATATAGAGGGGAGGCATTGCTGGCAAGGGCTTATGCTCATTTTATGTTGGTGAGTTTATATGCCAACATCTATAAACCAGGTCAACCCAACGACGGCCCGGGAATTCCTTTCGTAACCGATCCGGAGATTACAGTTTCGCCACAGTACAAAAGGGGAACCGTAGCAGAGGTTTACGATAAAATAGAAAGGGATTTAACGGAAGGTTTATTGTTGATTGATAATTCTGTTTATAAAACGGCTCAAAAATATCATTTCAGTCAGAACTCTGCTAATGCGTTTGCGGCAAGATTTTATCTCTTTAAAGGCAACTTTGCTAAAGTAATTGAACATGCAGGAAAGGTACTAACCAGTGGTGAACAGGCGAAAAGTATGCTCAGGCCTTGGAATAGTACTTATGCACCTATGATTGCAACGGCTATGTTGACTGTATTTACCCAATCATCACAAAATTCTAATTTGTTAATGGGAGAAGCCGAATCTGCCTGGGGAAGAAATTTTTATATCCGTTATGGTTTGGGGAAGGCAATTACCAATACGGTTTTATTCGGGCCAAATATTACGGGAGGTAATTATGCTTATAAGGCAACGCCGTATGTAGAGCCATATTGGACTACCAGTAAGTTTAAAGAGCTGTTCTTTGAAACTAAAATCGGATCAGGTTTTGGAGATCCGTATGTAATGGTACCATTGCTAACTTCGGATGAGCTAATTATGAACAGGGCTGAGGCCTATGCATCAAACAATCAGTATGATTTGGCCTTACAGGATATCAATACATTTTTAAGTACCAGGATTACTAATTATAATCCTCCGGCACATACCATCACTTTAGCTAAAATCGCTAGCTATTATGCTATAACTGATCCAAAAGCCGGATTAATAAAAACAATCCTAGATTTAAAAAGAGCTGAATTTGTTTCCGAAGGTTTACGCTGGTTTGATATCATCAGACATGATTTGACGGTAAAACACAACAAGCTTGATGAGAATGGGACCAATACTTTTGTTGAGCTAAAGCCAGGCGATCCACGCAGGGTTTTCCAATTGCCAATTCCTGCAGTTAGAGCAGGGTTAAAGCTTAATCCAAGATAA